In a genomic window of Streptomyces sp. SJL17-4:
- a CDS encoding M6 family metalloprotease domain-containing protein: MADRAAVSSSFCAVAPSPDLRRRMLDELDRVRGGPSELTNLLGFTSTPTPLGFDDGTIFPPEEFPPGTPRDTISAAAADRAPLRGTIRAVVILVDFSDKPMTKTVADLDRLFFSLGVMQHGSVREYYREVTNGLVDLVGEVHGPYRMPETMDWYAAGNYGIGRPSGPFRSPAMARSAVEAADPSVNFAPFDNDGNGYVDAFIVVHAGAAADETGNPAHIWSHKATLPAVHSTDGTRVYGYLTISEDARIGVCAHELGHLLFGFPDLYDTDDSSEGVGSWCLMGAGSWGGDGDIPTHPSAWCKVNQGWATTKVVTTSGNESFPDVKSSHTVHRLWKNGAGGSEYFLLENRQRTGYDASLPGDGLLIWHIDESQPNNRDENHYKVGLVQADNQRNLELHQNRGDEGDPYPGSSGNTTFTSNSAPDSKSHAGASSCVSVTRISPSAATMTASVAVSCGKTPSKEVKDFKDRKEPFKESKEPSKDVKDFKDRKEGEVKTKEPFKEHKDLKDRRENKTPHKEIKDDWDNPPDVTTRPTGREGDPTAAAIADLQTRLATLEQTVGGAGGAGDYAEPFIGTELRPDLIGGPQYGPDADALREAVESGDAQAKRSYDSLPQQ; the protein is encoded by the coding sequence ATGGCCGACCGTGCCGCCGTCTCTTCCTCGTTCTGCGCCGTCGCACCCAGCCCGGACCTACGCCGGCGCATGCTGGACGAACTCGACCGAGTACGCGGTGGTCCGAGCGAACTCACGAACCTGCTCGGCTTCACCAGCACCCCCACACCCCTGGGCTTCGACGACGGAACGATTTTCCCGCCGGAGGAGTTTCCGCCCGGGACCCCCCGCGACACCATCAGCGCGGCGGCGGCCGACCGGGCGCCGCTGCGCGGCACCATCAGGGCGGTCGTCATCCTGGTCGACTTCTCGGACAAACCGATGACGAAGACGGTGGCCGACCTCGACAGGCTGTTCTTCTCGCTCGGCGTGATGCAGCACGGCAGCGTGCGCGAGTACTACCGCGAGGTCACGAACGGCCTGGTGGACCTTGTCGGCGAGGTCCACGGCCCGTACCGCATGCCCGAGACCATGGACTGGTACGCGGCCGGCAACTACGGGATCGGCAGGCCCAGCGGGCCGTTCCGGTCACCGGCGATGGCGAGGTCCGCCGTGGAGGCCGCGGACCCGAGCGTGAACTTCGCGCCGTTCGACAACGACGGCAACGGCTACGTCGACGCCTTCATCGTGGTGCACGCCGGGGCCGCCGCCGACGAGACCGGAAATCCCGCCCACATCTGGTCGCACAAGGCGACGCTGCCCGCCGTGCACTCGACCGACGGCACCAGGGTCTACGGCTATCTGACCATCTCCGAGGACGCGAGGATCGGCGTCTGCGCGCACGAACTCGGACATCTGCTCTTCGGCTTCCCCGACCTCTACGACACGGACGACAGCTCCGAGGGCGTCGGATCGTGGTGCCTGATGGGAGCCGGCTCCTGGGGCGGAGACGGAGACATCCCCACGCACCCGTCCGCCTGGTGCAAGGTCAATCAGGGCTGGGCCACGACCAAGGTCGTCACCACCAGCGGCAACGAGTCCTTCCCGGACGTCAAATCCAGCCACACCGTGCACCGGCTCTGGAAGAACGGTGCGGGCGGCAGCGAGTACTTCCTCCTGGAGAACCGCCAGCGGACCGGGTACGACGCCTCGCTGCCCGGAGACGGGCTGCTGATCTGGCACATCGACGAGAGTCAGCCGAACAACCGGGACGAGAACCACTACAAGGTCGGCCTCGTGCAGGCCGACAACCAGCGCAACCTCGAACTGCACCAGAACCGTGGCGACGAGGGCGATCCGTACCCCGGAAGCAGCGGCAACACCACGTTCACCTCCAACAGCGCACCCGACTCGAAGTCCCACGCGGGCGCCAGTTCCTGTGTCTCCGTCACCCGGATCTCGCCGTCGGCGGCCACCATGACGGCCTCGGTGGCGGTCTCCTGCGGAAAGACCCCGTCCAAGGAGGTGAAGGACTTCAAGGACCGCAAGGAACCGTTCAAGGAGTCGAAGGAACCGTCCAAGGACGTGAAGGACTTCAAGGACCGCAAGGAGGGGGAGGTGAAGACCAAGGAGCCCTTCAAGGAGCACAAGGACCTGAAGGACCGGAGGGAGAACAAGACGCCGCACAAGGAGATCAAGGACGACTGGGACAACCCTCCGGACGTGACGACGCGGCCGACGGGCAGGGAGGGCGACCCCACCGCCGCCGCCATCGCGGACCTGCAGACCCGGCTCGCCACGCTGGAGCAGACCGTGGGCGGGGCAGGCGGCGCGGGCGACTACGCCGAGCCGTTCATCGGTACAGAACTGCGGCCCGACCTGATCGGCGGACCGCAGTACGGACCGGACGCCGACGCACTGCGGGAAGCCGTCGAGAGCGGCGACGCGCAGGCCAAGCGGTCGTACGACAGTCTCCCCCAGCAGTGA
- the lnt gene encoding apolipoprotein N-acyltransferase, with protein sequence MRNPFVRRDRSQDRGRGRGKDRGQDRAQGQGQDPDQTPGPGPAPAPARGPARRRTLGRSLLAVGCGALPALAFPAPGLWWWAYLALVPWLLLIRTAPGGRRAALDGWLGGIGFVLAVHHWLLPSLHVFLLPLSALLGLLWLPWAWLVRSLLGGAPSALRATVALLAVPSGWLLIELVRSWEGLGGPWGLLGTSQWEVPAALRLASVGGVWLVTLLVVAANTAVALLVAAPGLRAVGVAGITGCALVAGTAAWGVGAPRVSGTVRVALVQPGVLDGADGVERRFDRAEELTRSLAGQRVDLVVWGESGVGADPAGRADLAARLTDLSRAVDAPLLVNVDARRTDRPGIFKSAVLVGPAGLTAERYDKMRLVPFGEYIPARGVLGWVTSFGKAAAEDRRRGTAPVVMTLPATGEGSGDNTGGSARGPLIGPLICFESAFPDMSRHLVRDGAGLLVVQSSTSTFQESWAPAQHASLAALRAAETGRPVAHATLTGVSAAYGPDGRGIGAVLGTDVSAVAVRELPLSDTTTGYVRWGDWPLYGALAVVALVCAAEGAGAFRRPGSAPRVRRARTARGSAGRPGH encoded by the coding sequence ATGCGAAATCCGTTCGTACGACGGGACCGGAGCCAGGACCGGGGCCGAGGCCGAGGCAAGGACCGAGGCCAGGACCGGGCCCAAGGTCAGGGCCAGGACCCGGATCAGACACCGGGCCCTGGCCCCGCGCCTGCACCCGCCCGGGGCCCCGCCCGTCGGCGTACCCTCGGCCGTTCCCTGCTCGCCGTCGGCTGCGGCGCGCTGCCCGCGCTCGCCTTCCCCGCCCCCGGACTCTGGTGGTGGGCGTACCTGGCGCTCGTCCCCTGGCTTCTCCTGATCCGTACGGCTCCGGGAGGGCGTCGGGCCGCCCTGGACGGCTGGCTGGGCGGGATCGGCTTCGTGCTCGCCGTCCATCACTGGCTGCTGCCCAGCCTGCATGTCTTCCTCCTCCCGCTCTCTGCGCTGCTCGGCCTGCTGTGGCTGCCGTGGGCCTGGCTCGTGCGGTCCCTGCTCGGTGGTGCGCCGTCGGCGCTGCGGGCCACCGTCGCCCTGCTCGCGGTGCCCTCCGGCTGGCTGCTGATCGAGCTGGTGCGCTCCTGGGAGGGCCTGGGAGGACCCTGGGGGCTGCTCGGGACGAGCCAGTGGGAGGTGCCGGCGGCGCTGCGGCTCGCCTCGGTCGGCGGGGTCTGGCTGGTGACCCTGCTCGTGGTGGCGGCGAACACGGCCGTGGCCCTGCTGGTGGCCGCGCCGGGGCTGCGCGCCGTCGGGGTCGCGGGGATCACCGGCTGCGCGCTCGTGGCGGGTACCGCCGCCTGGGGGGTGGGGGCGCCGCGCGTGAGCGGGACGGTGCGGGTGGCCCTCGTACAGCCGGGGGTGCTCGACGGTGCGGACGGGGTGGAGCGGCGCTTCGACCGCGCCGAGGAGTTGACCCGTTCCCTCGCGGGGCAGCGCGTGGATCTGGTGGTCTGGGGTGAGAGCGGTGTCGGCGCCGACCCGGCGGGCCGTGCCGATCTGGCCGCCCGGCTCACCGACCTGTCACGGGCGGTCGACGCACCGCTCCTGGTCAATGTGGACGCGCGCCGGACCGACCGACCGGGCATCTTCAAGAGCGCCGTCCTGGTCGGCCCGGCAGGTCTCACCGCGGAGCGCTACGACAAGATGCGGCTCGTGCCGTTCGGCGAGTACATCCCCGCGCGCGGCGTCCTGGGCTGGGTGACGTCGTTCGGCAAGGCCGCCGCCGAGGACCGCCGGCGGGGCACCGCACCCGTCGTGATGACGCTGCCGGCCACGGGCGAGGGCAGCGGGGACAATACCGGCGGCAGCGCCCGGGGACCGCTGATCGGCCCGCTCATCTGCTTCGAGTCCGCCTTCCCCGACATGAGCCGGCACCTCGTGCGTGACGGGGCCGGGCTGCTCGTCGTCCAGTCGTCGACCAGCACCTTCCAGGAGAGCTGGGCGCCGGCCCAGCACGCGTCCCTGGCGGCGCTGCGGGCCGCGGAGACGGGCCGGCCCGTCGCACACGCGACGCTCACCGGGGTCAGCGCGGCGTACGGCCCCGACGGGCGCGGGATCGGGGCCGTGCTCGGTACGGACGTGAGCGCCGTCGCCGTCCGCGAACTGCCGCTCTCGGACACGACGACGGGCTACGTCCGCTGGGGCGACTGGCCCTTGTACGGGGCGCTCGCCGTGGTGGCCCTGGTGTGCGCCGCCGAGGGCGCGGGCGCGTTCAGGAGGCCTGGGTCAGCGCCTCGCGTACGACGCGCTCGCACAGCTCGTGGGTCAGCAGGGCGTCCCGGGCACTGA
- a CDS encoding alpha-L-glutamate ligase produces MILFFGRTDDPPLTRAISAAQDAGLRHLVIDQARTARYDLVVGTDALDGRLTVEGMRVPLGDVSAVYARPLEPPADGDPAARARAAAFQEWFVGWLDTTPAVVVSRPRAMESNSSKPYQAQLIGRSGFAVPETLVSDDPDEILAFRARHGRIVYKSVSGIRSIVREFTTADENRLALVRGLPTQFQAYVPGQDVRVHVVGEDTYAAAVDSDAIDYRYAEQSGESARLAPYDLPPDTARRCAELAATLDLPLAGIDLRRTPDGAWVCFEVNPMPAYSYYEAHTGLSISSALVAYLDGRRAAAPVGV; encoded by the coding sequence GTGATCCTGTTCTTCGGCCGTACGGACGACCCGCCCCTCACCCGCGCGATCAGCGCCGCACAGGACGCCGGTCTACGGCACCTGGTGATCGACCAGGCCCGCACCGCCCGGTACGACCTCGTCGTCGGAACGGACGCGCTGGACGGCCGGTTGACCGTCGAGGGGATGCGGGTCCCGCTCGGCGACGTGTCGGCCGTGTACGCCCGGCCGCTGGAGCCGCCCGCCGACGGGGACCCGGCGGCCCGGGCGCGGGCGGCCGCCTTCCAGGAGTGGTTCGTCGGCTGGCTCGACACGACCCCGGCCGTCGTGGTGAGCCGGCCGCGCGCCATGGAGTCCAACTCCTCCAAGCCGTACCAGGCCCAGCTCATCGGACGCTCGGGCTTCGCCGTACCGGAGACCCTGGTCAGCGACGACCCCGACGAGATTCTCGCCTTCCGCGCCCGGCACGGCCGGATCGTCTACAAGTCGGTCAGCGGAATCCGCTCCATCGTCAGGGAGTTCACCACCGCCGACGAGAACCGCCTCGCCCTCGTCCGCGGACTCCCGACGCAGTTCCAGGCCTACGTGCCGGGCCAGGACGTACGCGTCCACGTCGTCGGCGAGGACACCTACGCCGCGGCCGTCGACAGCGACGCGATCGACTACCGCTACGCCGAACAGAGCGGGGAGTCCGCCCGGCTCGCCCCGTACGACCTGCCCCCGGACACGGCGCGGCGCTGCGCGGAGCTCGCGGCCACGCTCGACCTGCCGCTCGCGGGCATCGACCTGCGCCGCACACCCGACGGCGCGTGGGTGTGCTTCGAGGTCAACCCCATGCCGGCGTACAGCTACTACGAGGCGCACACCGGCCTGTCCATCTCGTCGGCGCTCGTCGCGTACCTCGACGGCCGCCGGGCCGCGGCTCCCGTGGGGGTGTGA
- a CDS encoding nuclear transport factor 2 family protein, with product MTQRVDLATVMDRLAVDDLITGYAAAVDDADWTAYRALFAPDGRADYRGSGGVEGPASEVADWLAETLTLFPVRQHLIVNRRVHFRGPAGYPETGDTADIRADYVNPMRFTSGEDFVCGGRYAFGAVRTVDGWRLTSVVVDERWRRHN from the coding sequence ATGACGCAGCGCGTGGACCTCGCGACCGTGATGGACCGACTCGCCGTCGACGACCTGATCACCGGGTACGCGGCGGCCGTGGACGACGCCGACTGGACCGCCTACCGAGCGCTGTTCGCCCCGGACGGCCGGGCCGACTACCGGGGCTCGGGCGGCGTCGAGGGGCCCGCGAGCGAGGTGGCCGACTGGCTCGCCGAGACGTTGACGCTCTTTCCCGTACGGCAGCACCTCATCGTGAACCGCCGCGTCCACTTCCGCGGGCCGGCCGGATACCCGGAGACCGGGGACACCGCGGACATCCGCGCCGACTACGTCAACCCGATGCGCTTCACCTCCGGCGAGGACTTCGTCTGCGGGGGCCGCTACGCGTTCGGGGCGGTACGGACCGTCGACGGCTGGCGGCTGACCTCGGTCGTGGTCGACGAACGGTGGCGTCGGCACAACTGA